The following DNA comes from Limnobacter sp. SAORIC-580.
GAGTTGCTGTACAGGGCTTGGTTACCCAAGTCCACTTTCACCGTGTAGTCGCGGTCGCGAAATGCGGTGAATTCACCCAGGCGATTGATTGGACCTTCTTGGAATTTTGAATTCCATTCGGTCATATCGGCCAGGGGTTCCTCCAACAGCACGTATTCCAGCATCACCGGGATTTGATCGATGTTGGTGTTGCGCGGGGAGAGGGCAGTCCACAAAATAACAGCTTCGGCGGTGGGGTCACCGCTGCTGACACCCCAGGGAAAAGCGCCAGCCGGGTTCAGCATTTGATCGACTGTTTCGCTGGGTGTAACCGGGTTACCAGGGTTACCGGGATTCGCCGTGTTGCCGGTGTTTGACCCGTCAGAGCCGCAGGCTACCAAAGCGGGCAGGGACAAGCCGGCCAGGCCGGTGCGAAGAAAATGGCGACGATCCATGCTGCATCCAGAAAAAGCGTTGGTTCTTCTTGATACTGCTGGTGTGGTCGGTTTGGTTTTGGAAGAACATGTCAGCGTGACTGGTCATGCAAGCGTCACAAATTATCGTCTGTCCCAAGTCCCCATCAACCAATCCATGATGGGGTAGGTGATGTTGAAATTCTTGTGCGCCATGATCCGCTGGTCGTGGTGCGTGGTGTGCAGGCGCGCAAAGCGTGTGAATCCGGGAATGCGATGCACCCAATGGTCTTCTTTCAGGTGGTACGACAGGTGCAGCAATTCATAGTTCAGGTAATAGGCCATGCCGGTGGCTACCAGCAACAGGGCCACATTGGGGCTGAACAGCCAGGCCAGCAAAAAGCCCATGGGCACGAAAAACGCCACCACGAAAAAGCCCACAATGGCGATTGGAAACAGCACGGCTTTGAAGTCCTGGTGGCTGTCAATTTCCATGTGGGTGTCGGTGAAAAACTTGTGGTGTTGCAGTGAGTGCCTTTTGTACACAAAGCCCAAACCCTTTACTGGGCGGTGCATGGCGTATTTGTGGCCTGCCCATTCCGCAAAATTGGCATACAAAAAGGTGGCGGGTATGGTTAACCATTCCAGTGCGCTGGGGGAATCAAGCCAGTAAATACATAGCGCGATCACGCCCAATCCCAAGGTCATTGTCATGGCCAAATGCAGGTAGCCTTGGTAACCCGCTGAAATGAATTCAGCCCGGTAGTTGGCCCGAACCGAGCGGACTGCTTCGTCTTGAGATTCTTTGGGCACAAGCTGTTTGACTTTGGCATGCATGGTATTACTGTCTCCCACATTATGAATTTTATTTTGTAATGTTAGATTGCCCCCGATTGCCTTCAATTTCAAGTGCTTTTGCAAGCACTTGGCTGCGCGCTGGTACACTTTATAAAAAACACTATTCCAAAAGCAGCCAAGGAGACCCACCATGAACGCACCGCTTTCAAGTACCCCACCCGCCCACATTGGCCAGCAGGAATGGCAAGCCCGCGTTGATTTGGCCGCAGCTTACCGTTTGGTGGCCATGCACAAATGGGACGATTTGGTGTTCACGCATATTTCGGCGCGGGTGCCCGGTGAAGAAGGGCATTTCTTGATCAACCCCTATGGTTTCATGTTCGAAGAAATCACCGCCAGCAGCCTGGTGAAGGTGAACATGAATTGCGAGAAAGTGGACAACAGCCCTTACGATGTAAACCCGGCTGGTTTCACCATTCACAGTGCAGTGCATGCCATTCGGCATGATGCCCATTGCGTGATGCACACCCACACTGTGGCCGGCGTTGCGGTGTCTATTCAGGAACAGGGTTTGTTGCCAATTTCACAGCAGTCCCTGTTTCCGTTGGCGGGTTTGGCGTATCACGACTACGAAGGTTTGGCCTTGCGCGAAGATGAGAAGGCCCGCTTGCAGGCCGACCTGGGCGAAGCCAACAACCTGATTTTGCGCAACCATGGTTTGTTGACCTGTGGTGCCACGGTGGCAGATGCGTTTTTGAACATGTTCATTTTGCAGCGCGCCTGTGAGGTTCAAATTGCGGCGCAATCGGGTGGCGCGCAATTGATTCCGATTGCCCAGCCGATTGTGGACGGCATCAAGGCAGCGGCTGCACAGGTAACCCGCGGTTTGGGTGGCAATATTGCTTGGCCTGCGCTATTGCGCAAACTGGATCGCGAGCAGCCGGATTACAAAAACTGATTGGCAGGCTTTATTGCTTGTTTCCACCAGTCACGGTGGAAACATACTTCGCCAGAATTTTCATTTGATCCACGGTCAAATGATCAACAAAAGGGGGCATGCCCCCTTTGCCGTTTTTCAGCGCATTCAGCACGCGTTCTTCGCTGGGTTTGAGCACATCGAGCACCGGGCCAATTTTGCCCTTGGTGCCCGCATCGGCCAGGGTGTGGCAAATGGCGCAGGCCGGGTCGGCATCGGTTTGAAACAGTTTGCGACCCTGTTCAAGAATGGCGGCGTCGTCCATGGCGAAAGCATTGAATGTGCTCAGGCTTAACACCAACATGCAGCTGAATTTCACCATGGCTGAACTCCCTGTGTTTGATCACGCCCGTAATTTGCGGGCTTTGAACAAGCCCCAACTGCTATCCAGAATATAGAAAAACAGGGCTTTCAGGGCGCTCTCGTTCGGGACAGGGTTTTTGCCTTTGCCCATGCGGTGAATTTGGCGGGTGTACCACTGAATTTCAAGCAAGCCAGTGCGGTCTACGGCTTTGACACCGGTAATCAACGGCTTCACAGGGTGCAAGGCTTCTTTGTTGTCCAACAGGCGCTTGGGCAAATCGGGTTCAATGGCAATCGAGCGAGCAAGGCCAATCAAATCCACAGCACCGCTGTTCAGCGCTTCTTTCATGCCGCCCACGGTGCGAAAACCCCCAGTCAGCATCAGTGGCACTTTGCACACGGCACGTACTTTCTCCGTGAAGTCGATGAAGTAGGCCTCGCGCTTCACGGTGCTTTCCTTCTTGGGTTTTGCACTTGCACCCGTCATGGCGGGGGCTTCGTAGGTGCCGCCCGACACTTCAATCATGTCGATCCCGCGCGCAGTCAATTCCTGGATCACAGCCAGTGATTCTTCCTCTGAAAAGCCACCCTTTTGGAAGTCGGCTGAATTCAGCTTGATACCCACCGGGAAGTGAGGGCCCACTTGTTTGCGCACTTCGTCGTAAATGGCCAGTACAAAGCGACGGCGGTTTTCAGCGTTTCCGCCCCATTGATCGGTGCGCTGGTTGCTTAGCGGGCTTAAAAACTGGCTGATCAAGTAGCCATGGGCACCATGAATTTGCACGCCGTCAAAGCCAGCGTCTTTGCACACTTTCGCGGTGCGGCCCCAGCGGGCAATCAAATCAAGGATTTCAGTCTCGGTGAGCTCGCGCGGCGTGGCAAACATCATTTGCAGGCTTTTGTGGAAAGGCACTGCGGAAGGCGACACGGTTTCCTTGTTCATGCCTTTGGGGCACTGTTTGCCGGGGTGGTTGATTTGCACCCAGATTTTGCTGCCATTGGCCTGACCGGCTTTGGCCCACTGCTGCAACAAGGGCATGTCGCGGTCGTCTTCAATCACGACGTTGCCCGGCTCTGCACGTGCCCGGCGGTCAATCATCACATTCCCGGTTATATTCAAACCGATGCCACCGGCTGTCCAGCGCTGGTAGACCCGCACAATTTGTGGTGTAACCCGGTTGTCGCGCGTGCCCAAGGCTTCGCTCATGGCGGCTTTCACCAAGCGGTTGGGAACAGTGGCGCCGCAAGGCAGTGTCAGTGGGTCGCGAAGTTCAATGCGCATCGAGGGGGTCTCCGGTGGTTCTAAATTGAAAATTATTGTTGTCACATGGTAGCTTGGGTGCATGAAAAAAATTGAAGTCAACACACTAATTTTTACGGCTTTCGCCATGTGTGCGTTTGCGGCCAATTCCTTTTTTTGCCGTGCGGCCTTGGGCGCCGGGCAAATAGACCCTGCCAGCTTCACCGCCATTCGCCTGATCAGCGGTGTCATCACCTTGTGGCTGTGTTTGCGCATTCAAAACAAGGGCGGACAGCAAGGCAGTTGGGTGGGTGCCTGGGCTTTGTTTGGTTATGCGGTGCTGTTTTCCATGGCCTATTTGTATATGAGCACAGGCACGGGTGCGCTGATTTTGTTTGCCAGTGTACAACTCAGCATGATTGCCTACGCCGCCACACAGGGTGATCGATTGAAAGGCTTGCGTGCTTTGGGTGCGGTGGTAGCGGCAGCGGGTTTGGTGTTGTTGTTGTGGCCACACCTGCAAACGCCGGCCTCGGTGCTGGCTGCTGCAAGTATGGCTTTGGCAGGCGCTTGTTGGGGTGTGTATTCGGTGGTGGGCAAGGGCTCCCAATCCCCTTTGGCCGACACCGCAGGTAATTTTTCCCGGGCAGCATTCCTGATGGTGTTGGTGTGGATGGCCGTGTACTTTTCCGCCAAGGCAGGTGTGCACATTCCCGGGGTTACCGTGGAGCGCGGCTTGGCTCTGTACACCGTGTATTTGCCAACGCCCACCGTGGCAGGCGTGTTGTTCGCCTTGGCCTCGGGCTGCCTGGCCAGTGGCATTGGTTATGCCGTGTGGTACAAGGTACTTCCCGCTTTGCCCACCACCTCGGCAGCCAGTGTGCAGTTGAGCGTGCCGGTGATTGCGGCGCTGGCGGGCGTTGTTTTCCTGAACGAGGCTGTTACCGCCACTTTGCTGGTGGCCATGGTCATGACGCTGGGCGGCGTGTATCTGGTTTTGCGCGCCAAGCGTTAAAGTCTTCTAAATTCAAATTGGCTGGACATTGAATCGATGAATGAAGTTTCGAAACCCAAAGATGAGAACACCAAGCCTGCAGGGCAAGCGGTGCAAACGCCTTCAAGCCTTTCTACTCTGGCCAAGCAGTTTTACCTGCAACACTGGGGCTTGCTGCTCAGTGCTGCCTTGGTGTTGGCGGTGGTCATCAATTTGTGGCCTGTGTTGGCGCCTTTCGTAGCGGCATTTGTTTTGGCTTATTTGTTGGCTGCCCCCAGCCGTTGGGTGCATGGCAAGTTGCGCGGGCGTATTCCCTTGCCGGTGTGTGCCGTGCTCACCTTTTTTGCGCTGTTGCTGATTTTCTCCAGTGTGGGCTTGTTGTTTATTCCGGTGGTGCTGACCCAGCTTGAACTGATTCAGAACAATTTGCCGCAGCTGATTGTGAACGTGAAGCGCACGGTGCTGCCTTGGCTCAACGAGGTGTTTGGTTTAACCATTTCTGTGGACAGCACGGAGATGAAAGACCGTATTGCGGCTTACATCAGCGAGAACCGCGGCACGTTGGCTGAGCTCAGCACAAAAATATTGCGCTCGGGTTCGCAGTCGGTGTTGGGCATTACCGGTTTTGTGTCTTTGACCGTGATTGCCACCTTGTTCATTCTTCCCGGCTGGACTCAAATTACCAAGCAGTTTCAGCAGGTGTTTCCGCCCCATTTGTGGAAGCGGGCGCAGCCATTGTTCAGTGAAATTGATTCAGTCATGACCGAGTACATCAAGGGCATGATGATCGTCATGTTGTTTCTCAGTACATTCTATTCAATCGGTTTGAGTGTGGTGGGGCTTCAAAGTGGCTGGGCCTTGGGCATGTTGGCTGGCGTGTTGTGTGTGGTGCCTTACCTTGGTTTTGCTGTAGCTTTGCTGGTGGGCTTGTTGACAGCTGCGCTTGAATTACAGGGTTTCTTGCCGATTTTTCTGGTGCTGCTTGTTTTTGTGGTGGGGCAGTTTCTGGAAGGTTTTGTGCTGACCCCTTTGGTGGTGGGCGACAAAATTGGTTTGTCTGCACTGGCGGTTATTTTTGCCCTGGCATTTTTTGGTGCAATTTTTGGTTTGGTGGGTGTTTTCCTTGCGCTGCCGCTGGCTGCAATTTTCAAAGTGGCTTACCTGCACGCTTTTTCGCACTACGCGCAAAGCGATTACTACCGGCAGGCCCGGTAATGCAGACGAAAAAAAACCGGTGGGCTGCTCACTTCTC
Coding sequences within:
- a CDS encoding AI-2E family transporter; translated protein: MNEVSKPKDENTKPAGQAVQTPSSLSTLAKQFYLQHWGLLLSAALVLAVVINLWPVLAPFVAAFVLAYLLAAPSRWVHGKLRGRIPLPVCAVLTFFALLLIFSSVGLLFIPVVLTQLELIQNNLPQLIVNVKRTVLPWLNEVFGLTISVDSTEMKDRIAAYISENRGTLAELSTKILRSGSQSVLGITGFVSLTVIATLFILPGWTQITKQFQQVFPPHLWKRAQPLFSEIDSVMTEYIKGMMIVMLFLSTFYSIGLSVVGLQSGWALGMLAGVLCVVPYLGFAVALLVGLLTAALELQGFLPIFLVLLVFVVGQFLEGFVLTPLVVGDKIGLSALAVIFALAFFGAIFGLVGVFLALPLAAIFKVAYLHAFSHYAQSDYYRQAR
- the sorU gene encoding SorU family sulfite dehydrogenase c-type cytochrome subunit, which encodes MVKFSCMLVLSLSTFNAFAMDDAAILEQGRKLFQTDADPACAICHTLADAGTKGKIGPVLDVLKPSEERVLNALKNGKGGMPPFVDHLTVDQMKILAKYVSTVTGGNKQ
- a CDS encoding sterol desaturase family protein translates to MHAKVKQLVPKESQDEAVRSVRANYRAEFISAGYQGYLHLAMTMTLGLGVIALCIYWLDSPSALEWLTIPATFLYANFAEWAGHKYAMHRPVKGLGFVYKRHSLQHHKFFTDTHMEIDSHQDFKAVLFPIAIVGFFVVAFFVPMGFLLAWLFSPNVALLLVATGMAYYLNYELLHLSYHLKEDHWVHRIPGFTRFARLHTTHHDQRIMAHKNFNITYPIMDWLMGTWDRR
- a CDS encoding class II aldolase/adducin family protein, whose protein sequence is MNAPLSSTPPAHIGQQEWQARVDLAAAYRLVAMHKWDDLVFTHISARVPGEEGHFLINPYGFMFEEITASSLVKVNMNCEKVDNSPYDVNPAGFTIHSAVHAIRHDAHCVMHTHTVAGVAVSIQEQGLLPISQQSLFPLAGLAYHDYEGLALREDEKARLQADLGEANNLILRNHGLLTCGATVADAFLNMFILQRACEVQIAAQSGGAQLIPIAQPIVDGIKAAAAQVTRGLGGNIAWPALLRKLDREQPDYKN
- a CDS encoding NADH:flavin oxidoreductase/NADH oxidase family protein encodes the protein MRIELRDPLTLPCGATVPNRLVKAAMSEALGTRDNRVTPQIVRVYQRWTAGGIGLNITGNVMIDRRARAEPGNVVIEDDRDMPLLQQWAKAGQANGSKIWVQINHPGKQCPKGMNKETVSPSAVPFHKSLQMMFATPRELTETEILDLIARWGRTAKVCKDAGFDGVQIHGAHGYLISQFLSPLSNQRTDQWGGNAENRRRFVLAIYDEVRKQVGPHFPVGIKLNSADFQKGGFSEEESLAVIQELTARGIDMIEVSGGTYEAPAMTGASAKPKKESTVKREAYFIDFTEKVRAVCKVPLMLTGGFRTVGGMKEALNSGAVDLIGLARSIAIEPDLPKRLLDNKEALHPVKPLITGVKAVDRTGLLEIQWYTRQIHRMGKGKNPVPNESALKALFFYILDSSWGLFKARKLRA
- a CDS encoding DMT family transporter, with protein sequence MKKIEVNTLIFTAFAMCAFAANSFFCRAALGAGQIDPASFTAIRLISGVITLWLCLRIQNKGGQQGSWVGAWALFGYAVLFSMAYLYMSTGTGALILFASVQLSMIAYAATQGDRLKGLRALGAVVAAAGLVLLLWPHLQTPASVLAAASMALAGACWGVYSVVGKGSQSPLADTAGNFSRAAFLMVLVWMAVYFSAKAGVHIPGVTVERGLALYTVYLPTPTVAGVLFALASGCLASGIGYAVWYKVLPALPTTSAASVQLSVPVIAALAGVVFLNEAVTATLLVAMVMTLGGVYLVLRAKR